A stretch of DNA from Natrinema halophilum:
GGGCCGTCCGGTCGTCCGTCACCAGTCATATTCTCGTATCTGTGAGCTAGTACCAAATCTATGTTTCGAGGGCGGCTCGAGGCCGTAAGTTATGTGGCCCACCGCGTACCCACCGAGCACGCGATTCGGCGTCTGTCCACGCTACTGTCCAGCCTCGGCGGCTGGCAGAACCCCGCAGCCGCCGCCAGAATCGTGAGATGACGGGATGCCGTGGCCGCGGACATGGAACGTGCAGCGCTACTCGAGCAGGTGAGCGATCGCACCGGAGCAGACGAGGAATCGGCGGATGACGTCGTTCGAGCGGTGCTCGAGACGCTCGGCGAGCGATTGAGCGGGGACGAGGCCGAGGACCTGGCCGTGCAGGTGCCGGGTCTGCTGAGCCAGCACTTCCCCGAGAGTGACTCGGGGCTTCGCTTCTCCGAGGAGGAGCTCGTCGCCCGGGTCGACCGGCGCATGGACACCGACGACGTCCCCGGCCAGGAAGCAGCGACGACCGTCCTC
This window harbors:
- a CDS encoding DUF2267 domain-containing protein, translating into MERAALLEQVSDRTGADEESADDVVRAVLETLGERLSGDEAEDLAVQVPGLLSQHFPESDSGLRFSEEELVARVDRRMDTDDVPGQEAATTVLGAFLEMVDEPDRAAVVDQLRHYGFEELLRRDECGRRRWGSDAEGVLIAVHSPVDSAIGGCVRSRAPRRT